A genomic window from Silene latifolia isolate original U9 population chromosome Y, ASM4854445v1, whole genome shotgun sequence includes:
- the LOC141630737 gene encoding uncharacterized protein LOC141630737, whose protein sequence is MIISSWNVRGMNDPLKQQEVLEFLKRNRVDCGALIETHIKVDVARVIHKRKFSSYAMESNYSNHSGGRIWVIWNPAVAHVQSTREDGVMGFFTNALATQTLPWICLGDFNVSLYVDERVGCMVHDRDMQDFRDCLSFCSLVDHPYTGGIYTWHNNHAASPKWAKLDRLLLSPLNHLLIAQEKTALLQYVTLKKAEMRVLAQRAKIHHLQQSDDNTKYFYAQIAAKKCRNTIGSIQDVDGSLCQGHAQVSQAFLHYYQYLLGSIEDVLSLPSSLFTHGTI, encoded by the exons ATGATCATTTCTTCCTGGAATGTGAGGGGGATGAATGATCCTCTAAAACAACAGGAAGTTTTAGAATTCCTGAAAAGGAATCGTGTGGATTGTGGAGCATTAATAGAAACTCATATTAAAGTGGATGTTGCTAGAGTTATTCATAAGAGGAAATTTTCTTCTTATGCTATGGAGTCTAATTATTCTAATCATTCTGGTGGTCGGATATGGGTTATATGGAATCCTGCAGTTGCTCATGTTCAA AGCACAAGAGAGGATGGGGTTATGGGATTCTTTACAAACGCTCTCGCTACTCAAACTCTCCCTTGGATTTGCCTTGGAGATTTTAATGTATCTCTTTACGTTGATGAACGAGTGGGTTGTATGGTTCATGATAGAGATATGCAAGACTTCAGAGATTGCTTATCGTTTTGCTCTTTAGTTGATCATCCTTATACTGGGGGGATTTATACTTGGCACAACAATCATGCTGCTTCTCCTAAATGGGCTAAGCTTGATAGGCTATTG CTTTCTCCTCTCAATCATCTGTTGATTGCTCAAGAGAAAACTGCTCTTTTGCAATATGTTACTCTTAAGAAAGCTGAAATGCGAGTGCTTGCCCAACGTGCCAAGATTCACCATTTGCAGCAAAGTGATGATAATACGAAATATTTTTATGCTCAAATTGCTGCAAAAAAATGCAGGAATACTATAGGCTCTATACAGGATGTTGATGGTTCTCTCTGTCAAGGGCATGCTCAAGTCTCTCAAGCTTTCCTACACTATTATCAGTACTTATTGGGTTCTATAGAGGATGTTCTTAGTCTCCCTTCTTCTTTGTTCACTCATGGTACTATTTAG
- the LOC141630734 gene encoding uncharacterized protein LOC141630734: protein MKIASWNIRGGNDPLKQQEALDFLKSHRIDVFGLLETRVKEKNALKIIRTIFKDYKLVNNYKEHSNGRIWLIWKPSSVTVTPLLYNSQFIHCEALHHATGHRFHVTMIYASNNARERDILWSHLINIRNTVKEWLLLGDFNVVRTAEEHVSKTPAHLADILDFNSCLLQCEVDDVYGTGSELTWNNKQEDEGQVWSKLDRALANSSWLTTFPATSAKFLAPGISDHSPTLVTVFEDQKVHARFSFLNCWIEHPDYHTTVQSAWMEPVNGSLQFKLFAKLKNVKTKLTLMLPDLYLQEPASPMSTATSS, encoded by the coding sequence ATGAAGATTGCCTCATGGAATATCAGAGGGGGAAATGACCCTCTCAAGCAGCAGGAAGCCCTGGATTTCCTGAAATCCCATAGAATTGATGTTTTTGGACTTCTTGAAACTAGAGTCAAAGAAAAGAATGCTCTAAAAATTATTAGGACTATTTTTAAAGACTACAAATTGGTTAATAACTATAAGGAGCACTCCAATGGCCGAATCTGGCTCATTTGGAAACCTTCTAGTGTGACTGTCACCCCTCTGCTCTATAACTCTCAATTCATTCACTGTGAAGCTTTGCACCATGCTACTGGTCATCGGTTTCATGTGACTATGATCTATGCTAGTAACAATGCCCGAGAACGTGATATTCTTTGGTCTCATCTCATTAATATCAGAAATACTGTCAAAGAATGGCTTCTCCTTGGTGATTTTAATGTAGTCAGAACTGCTGAAGAACATGTTAGTAAGACTCCTGCTCACCTTGCTGACATTCTTGATTTTAACTCTTGCCTTTTACAGTGTGAGGTAGATGATGTTTATGGTACTGGTAGTGAGCTTACCTGGAATAATAAGCAGGAGGATGAGGGACAAGTCTGGTCTAAACTAGATAGAGCTTTGGCAAACTCTTCCTGGCTCACCACTTTCCCTGCTACCTCAGCAAAATTCCTTGCTCCTGGTATTTCTGATCACTCTCCAACTCTGGTTACTGTATTTGAGGATCAAAAAGTCCACGCACGTTTTAGTTTCCTAAACTGCTGGATTGAGCACCCTGATTATCACACCACTGTCCAGAGTGCCTGGATGGAACCTGTCAATGGTTCTCTCCAATTCAAGCTTTTTGCCAAACTGAAAAATGTAAAGACTAAGCTCACTTTAATGCTCCCAGATCTCTACTTGCAAGAACCAGCTTCACCAATGTCAACAGCAACTTCAAGCTGA
- the LOC141630733 gene encoding uncharacterized protein LOC141630733, whose translation MVVFGYFGILGSFTLILIKHSQYIHLEAVHLSTNSHMLITMVYGFNFGTARKSLWDGLNLISSSATKPWIIMGDFNVVRSPDERLGPNPPSLQDIRDFNDCILSNSLTDIRSLGSDFSWTNKHEGTTRTWARLDRALVNLYWIQTYSTSSAEYLPPGVSDHSPVEVKLDLNSAPPKTGFQFLNCWISHPSFLDTVSKSWSTGNIYGTHMYCLMEKLKKLKGDLKHLHSLHFANLISRVSECRIKLQNCQEAIMMSPLDTDLLNEEQVLLAQFKKLKQAELSALNQRAKITHIRLDDCSTKYFYDRIAERHHCNYISQITDAQGVVHDTDTGVGAAFTSYYTQLLGTPRDRTDLDPDILASGRCLPSSEVQGLTKPIYRE comes from the coding sequence ATGGTCGTATTTGGGTACTTTGGAATCCTAGGCTCGTTTACATTGATTTTGATCAAGCACAGTCAGTATATTCATCTTGAAGCTGTTCACCTTTCTACTAATAGCCATATGCTAATTACTATGGTCTATGGCTTTAACTTTGGGACAGCTAGGAAAAGTTTATGGGATGGCTTGAATCTCATATCTTCTTCTGCTACTAAGCCTTGGATAATTATGGGTGATTTTAATGTTGTTAGGTCTCCTGATGAAAGACTAGGTCCTAATCCACCTAGCCTTCAAGATATCAGAGATTTTAATGACTGTATCCTCTCCAACTCTCTCACTGATATTAGAAGTCTGGGATCTGATTTTAGTTGGACTAACAAGCATGAGGGGACTACTAGGACCTGGGCTAGATTGGACAGGGCTCTGGTTAATTTGTACTGGATCCAGACTTATTCTACTTCTAGTGCTGAATATCTTCCTCCTGGGGTCTCTGACCACTCACCCGTAGAGGTTAAGCTTGATCTCAACTCTGCTCCCCCCAAGACTGGGTTTCAATTTCTTAACTGTTGGATTTCTCATCCATCTTTCCTTGATACTGTTTCTAAGTCTTGGTCCACTGGTAACATCTATGGCACTCATATGTATTGTTTAAtggaaaaactcaaaaaattGAAAGGGGATCTGAAGCACCTGCACTCACTACACTTTGCTAATCTGATTAGTCGGGTTAGTGAATGCAGGATCAAGCTGCAGAATTGTCAGGAAGCCATTATGATGTCTCCTTTGGACACGGACTTATTAAATGAGGAACAAGTCCTTCTTGCTCAATTTAAGAAGCTCAAACAGGCTGAACTAAGTGCATTGAATCAGAGAGCCAAAATCACTCATATTCGTCTGGATGACTGCAGTACTAAGTACTTCTATGATAGAATTGCTGAGAGGCACCACTGCAATTATATTAGTCAAATCACTGATGCTCAGGGGGTTGTTCATGATACCGATACAGGAGTAGGCGCTGCTTTTACTTCCTATTATACACAACTCCTTGGAACTCCTCGTGACAGAACTGATCTTGATCCTGATATCTTAGCTAGTGGGCGTTGTCTTCCTAGTTCTGAAGTCCAGGGGTTAACTAAACCTATCTATAGAGAATAA
- the LOC141630735 gene encoding uncharacterized protein LOC141630735, which produces MFAPLLDRIRGKLSHWANSLLSYAGKITLINSVIFGLPNFWGSSVLLPKGVVKKIQKMCKDFLWGIDAGQRRFVFKSWDSFCLPRKEGGVGIKEILSWNKSQLLIWIRKLVIDSPTIWVKWIKAYVLKGVDIWHFQLTSAYSWAWSSLIDCRDSLIQVTGSSSAAQNLLAQPDFKGIAYDLFRHKGSVFSQHKTLGDTLIYPKHAVIGILAVQNKLPTIDNLCRRGLVLINRCVLCKQNSESSDHLFFDCPFSANVWRVVAVWLRITVVTRWRRIFSWFKKYNKGNGCGKSLRRCALVCTIYHIWRERNKRIFQDVSSEPSTLIWRIKYLVFLRVRGNASAYGF; this is translated from the coding sequence ATGTTTGCTCCTCTTTTGGATAGAATTAGAGGCAAGTTATCTCATTGGGCTAATAGTCTCTTGTCCTATGCTGGGAAAATTACTCTTATTAACTCCGTCATCTTTGGTCTTCCAAATTTTTGGGGATCTAGTGTCCTTTTGCCAAAAGGAGTTGTTAAGAAAATTCAGAAAATGTGCAAGGATTTCTTATGGGGGATTGATGCTGGACAACGAAGGTTTGTGTTTAAGAGTTGGGATAGTTTTTGTCTCCCTAGGAAAGAGGGTGGTGTGGGTATAAAAGAGATATTGAGCTGGAATAAATCGCAACTGTTGATATGGATTAGAAAACTTGTCATTGATTCTCCTACCATATGGGTCAAATGGATAAAAGCTTATGTTCTTAAGGGTGTGGATATTTGGCATTTCCAGCTGACCTCGGCTTATTCTTGGGCTTGGAGCAGTTTAATTGATTGCAGGGACTCGCTTATTCAAGTCACTGGGAGCTCTTCCGCTGCACAAAATCTGTTAGCTCAACCTGATTTCAAGGGCATTGCGTATGATCTGTTCAGGCATAAGGGTTCTGTTTTTTCGCAGCACAAGACTTTGGGTGATACGTTGATCTATCCAAAACATGCTGTGATTGGGATTTTAGCTGTACAAAACAAGCTTCCCACGATCGATAATCTCTGCCGTAGAGGATTAGTCTTGATTAACAGGTGCGTCTTATGTAAGCAAAACTCAGAGTCTTCAGATCATCTCTTCTTCGACTGCCCTTTCTCTGCAAATGTTTGGCGTGTTGTTGCTGTGTGGCTGCGAATTACTGTTGTTACACGGTGGCGGCGCATTTTCTCATGGTTTAAAAAATATAACAAAGGTAATGGTTGCGGAAAAAGCTTACGAAGATGTGCTCTCGTCTGTACCATCTACCACATTTGGAGGGAACGTAACAAGAGGATTTTCCAAGATGTTTCCTCTGAGCCTTCTACTTTAATTTGGCGCATTAAGTACTTGGTTTTTCTCCGAGTTAGAGGAAACGCAAGTGCTTATGGCTTCTGA